AACGATTCAACGCACCTCTGCCGTTCCATACGACTATGACTCCCATGCTCCCCCCTCGCGCCCGTCATCGGGTGTGACGAGAACGCGTCTGCACCCGGCGCCCGTATTACTCTAAGACAGATTAATTGGCGAGTTGGGGTCCCCGTAAATAGTGTAACCGAGTCCTCCTCATTCCGGAACAGAAGTTTTCCCGGAACGGTCGGATTCGTTTCACAATTCAACGAGGCCTGTTGGGATTAACCCCCGCGGATCGATCGCTCTCGCCGCCGGATCGGCCAAGCCTGTCAAGACAACTCACTTGTTTTCACGAACTTCATGGCTACTGACGGCATCGATTTTGCAGCTTGGAGGTCGAGGTGTCTTCAATCTCCCGGAAGATCCTGGTCTCGCTGAAGGAAGATCGGTTCCTTCGATGGGGCGCGCTCATCGCTGCCCTCCTGACCGTCCCCTACTGGGTCCCTCTGTTCTCCGCTGACCGGCAGTACCGGTACGGCGATCTCTATCTCGAGATTCCGCTCATCGTGCTCACGCTCGCGGCGGTCGGCACGACGGTCCGCCGTTCCGGTTCGGTGGAAGGGCATTTCTGGAAGCTCTGGACCGTGGTCCTCGGGCTGTGGCTGACGGCAAAACTGCTGAACCTGCTTCCTCCCGCCGACCTGCACCAGGAGCTCTGGTTCGCGTTCGTGAAAGACGCCATCTATGTCGCCTGGTACCTGTTCATCGTTCTCTCGCTCGAGCTAAAGCCTCATCGCGAGCCGGCTTCGAGCGCACAACCTCTGCTGATCAGTCTCGAGCGGGCGGGCGCGACCCTGTTCACGTTCGGGCTCTTCGTCTACTTCGCATTGATCCCTGGACTCGCGAACGCACGCGTCTACGAGAGCTACGTGCCGTCGACGTCGTTCTACGTCGCGCTCGATGCTTATGTGGCCTTGCGATTGTCGGTCCTCGTCGCCGCGTGCGCTTCCCCTCGATGGAAGGCGATCTACGCGTCGCTCCTCGCGGCAGCGGCTCTGTGGCTCGCCACCGACACGACCGAGATGCTCATGCTCGCGGAGGTCATCCCCTTCGTGAGCGCGGGAACCTCGCTCGACCTGGCGTGGCTGCTCCCCTTCGGCCCCCTCCTCCTCGCCGCCTCCATCGGCCGCACCCGCGCGACCATCGAGCGCGAGGACGATTCGCGGGCGGGAGAGGCCAGAGATTTCGTGCGGGCGATCCGCGGCGGTCCGCTCGTCGTCTACGCGATGTCGGCTCCCATACTCCACGTCGGTCTCTACTCGGCCGGGCTCCTGGACGCCTTGTTTCGGCCGGAGCGGGAAACCTGCGCGTTCCTTCTCGCCTGCATTCTCGCCGTCCTCGCGGCGGCGCACGAAAAGTTGCTGCTCGACGACAACCGCCGGCTGCAGTCGGACAAGGCCCGAGTGACGGCAGAGATGGAACATCAGCGCTTCCATGACACGCTGACCGGGCTTCCCAATCGCGTCCTGTTCCTCGATCGCCTCGCGCGCATCTTGCCGCGGTCGAAACGCGACGGGCTCAAGGCGGCGGTGCTCTATCTCGACCTGGACCGGCTCACCGCCGTGAACGCCTCGCTGGGATATCCCTTCGGCGACGCGCTTCTGCAAGCGGTCGCCCGTCGGCTGGAGGCGAACGTGCGCCGAGAGGATACGCTGGCTCGCATGGGCGGCGACGAGTTCGCCTTCGCCGTCCAGGCCATCCGCCGGGTGGAAGACGCCGTCAAAGTCGCCACCGCTCATCTGGAGTCACTGAGAGCGCCCTTCGTCATCGGCGGCCACGAGGCCTA
Above is a genomic segment from Vicinamibacteria bacterium containing:
- a CDS encoding EAL domain-containing protein; protein product: MSSISRKILVSLKEDRFLRWGALIAALLTVPYWVPLFSADRQYRYGDLYLEIPLIVLTLAAVGTTVRRSGSVEGHFWKLWTVVLGLWLTAKLLNLLPPADLHQELWFAFVKDAIYVAWYLFIVLSLELKPHREPASSAQPLLISLERAGATLFTFGLFVYFALIPGLANARVYESYVPSTSFYVALDAYVALRLSVLVAACASPRWKAIYASLLAAAALWLATDTTEMLMLAEVIPFVSAGTSLDLAWLLPFGPLLLAASIGRTRATIEREDDSRAGEARDFVRAIRGGPLVVYAMSAPILHVGLYSAGLLDALFRPERETCAFLLACILAVLAAAHEKLLLDDNRRLQSDKARVTAEMEHQRFHDTLTGLPNRVLFLDRLARILPRSKRDGLKAAVLYLDLDRLTAVNASLGYPFGDALLQAVARRLEANVRREDTLARMGGDEFAFAVQAIRRVEDAVKVATAHLESLRAPFVIGGHEAYVTGSIGISIFSEDGEDETTLMKSAQIAMHRAKERGGDACELFAPEMNARTRERLEIENSLRAAVEQNQFVLHYQPIVELSSNHVSGCEALIRWQHPVKGLLFPKDFLDLAELTRVTRQLRPWILRTACSDLASWKKDGEGQLSVAVNLSARQLLEPGLVEEIRAALDEAHLAPRFLELEITETLIIEDLEATGKTLEEIRRLGVRISVDDFGTGYSSLSYLQRLPVDTLKIDQIFLRKTDNTAILAAVVAMAKSLGLSVTVEGIEREGQLARVKELGCDRAQGYFFGPPVSSQEFASRFKRYHPAAHAKRVG